Part of the Cloacibacterium caeni genome is shown below.
AGGCTTTATTTTTTGCGTAAAGAAAATTCTAATGCTTCTTGTTGAATTTCATCGTTTGATTTATGGCTGTTTTTTAGCAACCATTCATCTATTTTTTTACGTTCAAAAAATAGAATTTTTCCCGAAGGTTTTGAAAATGGAATTGAATTATTATGAACTAATTTGTAGATGTAAGATTTCTTGAAGCCTGTATAATCTGATAGCTCTTCTACATTAAGAATTGTCTTTAGTCCGAAAATATGCTTTTCAATTCGGTTGAGTTTGTGGATGATGATTTCGTTATTTTCCATCTGTTTCTTTTATTCGATTTAACGAAGCAAAAGTCAGAATGAAAAACTACAAATACAATACAGTCAAGCACTTATGGACTAAATAAGACTAATTTGGACTAATTTGGATTGCCAAAAGTCTAAAAAAGATTAATTTGGATTCAACTGAATTCGAAAGCGATTTTCATTGGGTTTAAAAATAGAAAACAGAATTTTCACAACTCGATATTTAATTCTGGAATAATCTCAGCAGTTTCTTTCATCTTGCTATCCACAATTTTTGCATAAATCTGCGTTGTTCTTAATTCCCTATGTCCAAGTCTTTTAGAAACCGTGTAAATATCTGCACCGTTTTCTAACAACAGAACTGCATTCGTATGTCTAGCGGAGTGAAAAGTAATATGCTTAGGAACTGCAGCACGATTACACCAGCGAATAATTTCAGTATTGTAGGTCATTCCATATTTCAAACCTTTGAAAACTCTTTCTTGCGGGTCTTGTCTTTCGCCCAACAATTCTCTGGCTTGTTTTGAAATATAAAGATATTCAACACCATCCGTTTTTTCTTGTCTGAAATTGACTTTTGATATATCACCTTCATCACGAACTTCTTTCCAAATCAAGGTATTGATATCTGACCAACGTAGTCCCGATAAGCACGAAAAAAGAAAAGCTTTTTTCAAAACCGGATATTTACATTCCGCTTTGGCTAAACGTTGTAATTCATCAAAAATCAGATATTCTCTTTGACTCTCAACCTGTTCAAAGGATTTTACTTTTGCAGCATAATTTATTGTTAAATATCCATTATCGAAGGCGTTTCGAAGTGCAGCTTTAAACTTATTGAAATAAGAATATTTTGAGTTTTGAGAAAGTGGCAACTCACTTTTTGTAAGAGCATCCTTTTCGAAATATAGTTGAACTTTCTTGACAAAATTTTCATCAATTTCATCGAAAGTCATATTTTTTGGAACAATCTTTTTGAGATGTTGTAGAGTAGAAAACCAGTTACCGTAATTATTTGAAGTATCTTGCTTTTGCTTTTCTTCTGTTAACTCCTCAAAGTATGTTAAGAAAGTTCTTTTACTTTTTACGGTATCTTTCAGATCATAGCGTCCTTGTACATATTCAGCTTTTTTAATTGCCAAAATATTTTCAGCAAGAGCCATGGTTTCTTTATTTTCTTTTTTCTCCTTAGCCGACTTTGGGTCGGAGTGCAAATACAATTTCAAGTATTCAAAATTCCGTAGATGAACTCTTCTCCCTTGTGCATTAGTAGAAGAACCTTTGTAATACTCAATGAAAAGGCTAATCCTTCCATCAGCCAAATTTTTCTGTTTTAAAGTGATATTCATATATTTTTTATAAGGTGTACATTTGTACACCTTTGCACTACTTTTTGTAGATCAAGGTGTACGACAGGTGTACAAATATATAAATAAAGTCCAAAAAGAGAAAATAAAATTTATACAAATATCTGATAATCAAATAAAAGAAAGAAAAAGAAACCAAAGAAAAGCTAAATTATTTCCCGATACAAAACTTACTGAAAATATTCCCCAATACTTCATCATTGGTAAATTCCCCAGAGATTTCACCCAGATGTTCTAGAGCATTTCTAAGTTCGTAAGCCAACAATTCAGTGGAAATTTGATGGGTAATGGCTTCTTTTACCTTATAAACAGCGTCAATAGATTTTTGAAGAGATTCGTAGTGTCTTTGGTTGGTAATCACTACGTTGCTTTCAGATTTTAGATGTTCTACATAGGTAGAAAGTTCATCTTTTAAATCCTGAAGATGAATATTTTCCTTAGCCGAAATTTGTAACAATTCATGCGAAGGAATTTCAGATTGAAGGGTTTTTGCAATAGCTTCTGCTTTTTGCTCGGCCTGTTCTACTTCATCAATTTTAGTAAGACAAATAATGATTTTCAAATCTTCTCTTGCCAATTCTTGAAGCATGGCAAGGTCGTCTTTTAAATCGGTAGTCGCAACATCAATCAAATACACCAAAACATCAGCTTGAGCCACTTTTTCTTTGGCTTTTACCACGCCTATTGCTTCTATGGCATCTTCCGTTTCACGCAAACCTGCGGTATCAATGAGTCGAAAAGCATTTCCTTTAATATGCAAAACCTCTTCTATCGTATCACGCGTAGTTCCTGCAATATCCGAAACGATGGCTCTTTCTTCTTTTAAAAGGGCATTCAGTAAAGTAGATTTTCCAGCATTTGGTTTTCCGATAATAGCTACTGCTACTCCACTTTTAATGGCATTTCCGTATTGGAAACTGTCAATCAAAGATTTCAGTTTGCTTTCTATTTTTTGGAGCAGTTGTACCAATGCAGTTCTATCTGCAAATTCCACATCTTCTTCCGCAAAATCTAATTCTAATTCAATCAAGGAAACAAAATTGAGCAAGTCATTTCTCAAAACAGAAATTTCATGAGAAATGCCACCTTTCAGCTGTTGAAGAGCTACTTTTCTGGACGCTTCATTTTCCGAAGCAATAAGGTCGGCAATAGATTCGGCTTGACTGAGGTCTATTCTACCGTTCATAAAAGCACGCATAGTAAACTCCCCTGCTTTTGCCATTCTAGCTCCATTTTTAATCAAGACTTCTAAAATTCTTTTGCCAATATGCGGAGAACCATGGAAAGAAATTTCCACAGAATTTTCGGTAGTGAAAGATTTGGGAGCCAGAAAGATAGAAACCATTACTTCATCGATGACTTCATCTCCATCTTTGATGAAACCATAATGTACCGTATGAGATTTCTGTTGGGTAAGTGCTTTTCCGTCAAAGCATTTTTCACAGATTTCTATGGCTTGTTCCCCAGAAACTCTAATAATTCCTATCGCTCCAATTCCATTGGCAGTAGCGAGTGCACAAATAGTGTCTTGATTCATACTGCAAAGGTAGTAAAACTTAAAATGCTTTCAAAAAAAGCCAAGAAAGCTTCTGTTGATGTATAAAAATGACGGATTAAATCTTAATATAAATTTTCTTCTGATGCTACATGAAATGCTTTTAATGCTTAACATTGAAAAAGCAAATGACTATGGAGCGTGTTCTAGATATTGCCTTTTAATGTTTTGTTGTTTCAGAATTTCAGAGATAAACGGTTGTATTTCATGGTTGATTTGATCCTCGATATAATCATTGGCATGAGGAGATTTGATGAGCTGTAACCAAGGTTTTTTATTGAATACCGGCGGTCCAAAAATAATCACAGGTGTACCTTTAGCCAAAGCTACAGTCCCTTTTTTGTTTAAAATCCATTCATCTGCCCAAGTGTACATAAAGTAGGCATCTTCTTCCAACAAACGAACGCAAGAGTGTGAAGCATGATGTCCCGGCAAATCATACTGATGCCATCCAATTCCTAAATAATTATACAAATTGAAGTTCCATCTCAATTTCCAGTCAGAATTCACGGTACTGATGGCGACTTCCTTCTTCCAATTGGTAAAGGTGAGCCCCATTTTGGTAGGTGTTGCTTGTTTGCCCATACTGGTAGGTCCCCACTTGATGAGACTCCCGTTTTCATACAAGGCATAGGCATGAATGGCATAACTGAACATCGCCAACTTCTGAATGTTTTTAGCCGCAGAAACGTTTTTAGGAAACGGACTGTACACTGTAAAATCTTTTTCCAAAACGTCTGGAACCACTAAGGTATCAGCTCTCCATTTGTTTTTATAATCCAATCGATTGATGGCTAAAATAGCATGCAGTTCTTCTTGAGAATACTTTTTCTCTAAAGTTTTAAAATCTTTATTTTTATTTTTAACCACAAAAGCATGATACTTTATTTCTTTTTTCACCACCGTATCTTTTTGGACGGTATCTGCTTTCTGTTGCTGCTGAATTGTATCATAATGCACTTCCTCTGCTCCAGCGCTTTTATTGCACTGAACCAACAAGAACACACCGATAAGATAGATAAAACTTCTAAAACAGTTCATGCTATTAAGATTAAAGACCAATATAATTTTTATTTTATTGACACCCTAAATTTACGAAAGAAATAGCAGCTTTTCAATGATTTGTAGGAAAGATTTATTATTACTACTCCCGATGCCTGAGCACAGACTGAAGGTCTGCGAACGAAGTTCACGAAGGCAGAAGCTAGAAGTGCTATTTCAAGTCGGTGCCTGAGCCTGTCGAAGGCACATTCTTATTCTCATCCCTGTGATTTCGACTCCGCTCAATCACCGTATTATATTTACTACTACTCTCGGTGCCTGAGCTTGTCGAAGGCACATTCTTATTCTCATCTTCCCTGTGATTTCGACTCCGCTCAATCAACGTGTTGCTTTCGGTGCCTGAGCCTGTCGAAGGCACATTTTTCAATCCTTATCTGTATAATTTTTTGATAATAAAGGCAAATCGTTTGCTCTGTTCTCCATCAAAGCCTCTTTCTTTCTCCTGCTCCAACCCTGAACCTGCTTTTCTCGATAAAAAGCTTCATCTATTCTGTCAAATTCTTCGTAATACACCAATCGTACAGGCAACCTTTTTCGGGTGTGGTTAGCTCCTTCACCCGACTGATGTTGTTGCAGTCTTAGCTCTAAATCTGTAGTACTCCCAGTATAATAAGAACCATCTGCACATTCTAAAATATACATATATCCTTTCATGGTTTTTAGTTTTTTTATTGCGTGGCTTCTACAGGCTCAGCCACCGTGTTATATTATTACGCTGGTGATTTTGACAGGCTCAATCACCGTCTTATATTTATTACTACTCCCGGTGCCTGAGCCTGTCGAAGGCACCGAAAATTGATATCTGAGCCTGTCGAAGGCACATTCTTATTCCTCTTCCCTACTGATATTTAATTTTCCTGGAAACCTCAGCTTTTAGAATTTTTTGATTCCCCACCTTTTGATACCTTTTTTCACGAGTCCAGTTTCCAAAGTCGT
Proteins encoded:
- a CDS encoding L,D-transpeptidase → MNCFRSFIYLIGVFLLVQCNKSAGAEEVHYDTIQQQQKADTVQKDTVVKKEIKYHAFVVKNKNKDFKTLEKKYSQEELHAILAINRLDYKNKWRADTLVVPDVLEKDFTVYSPFPKNVSAAKNIQKLAMFSYAIHAYALYENGSLIKWGPTSMGKQATPTKMGLTFTNWKKEVAISTVNSDWKLRWNFNLYNYLGIGWHQYDLPGHHASHSCVRLLEEDAYFMYTWADEWILNKKGTVALAKGTPVIIFGPPVFNKKPWLQLIKSPHANDYIEDQINHEIQPFISEILKQQNIKRQYLEHAP
- the mnmE gene encoding tRNA uridine-5-carboxymethylaminomethyl(34) synthesis GTPase MnmE, with translation MNQDTICALATANGIGAIGIIRVSGEQAIEICEKCFDGKALTQQKSHTVHYGFIKDGDEVIDEVMVSIFLAPKSFTTENSVEISFHGSPHIGKRILEVLIKNGARMAKAGEFTMRAFMNGRIDLSQAESIADLIASENEASRKVALQQLKGGISHEISVLRNDLLNFVSLIELELDFAEEDVEFADRTALVQLLQKIESKLKSLIDSFQYGNAIKSGVAVAIIGKPNAGKSTLLNALLKEERAIVSDIAGTTRDTIEEVLHIKGNAFRLIDTAGLRETEDAIEAIGVVKAKEKVAQADVLVYLIDVATTDLKDDLAMLQELAREDLKIIICLTKIDEVEQAEQKAEAIAKTLQSEIPSHELLQISAKENIHLQDLKDELSTYVEHLKSESNVVITNQRHYESLQKSIDAVYKVKEAITHQISTELLAYELRNALEHLGEISGEFTNDEVLGNIFSKFCIGK
- a CDS encoding GIY-YIG nuclease family protein — translated: MKGYMYILECADGSYYTGSTTDLELRLQQHQSGEGANHTRKRLPVRLVYYEEFDRIDEAFYREKQVQGWSRRKKEALMENRANDLPLLSKNYTDKD
- a CDS encoding site-specific integrase, giving the protein MNITLKQKNLADGRISLFIEYYKGSSTNAQGRRVHLRNFEYLKLYLHSDPKSAKEKKENKETMALAENILAIKKAEYVQGRYDLKDTVKSKRTFLTYFEELTEEKQKQDTSNNYGNWFSTLQHLKKIVPKNMTFDEIDENFVKKVQLYFEKDALTKSELPLSQNSKYSYFNKFKAALRNAFDNGYLTINYAAKVKSFEQVESQREYLIFDELQRLAKAECKYPVLKKAFLFSCLSGLRWSDINTLIWKEVRDEGDISKVNFRQEKTDGVEYLYISKQARELLGERQDPQERVFKGLKYGMTYNTEIIRWCNRAAVPKHITFHSARHTNAVLLLENGADIYTVSKRLGHRELRTTQIYAKIVDSKMKETAEIIPELNIEL
- a CDS encoding helix-turn-helix transcriptional regulator, coding for MENNEIIIHKLNRIEKHIFGLKTILNVEELSDYTGFKKSYIYKLVHNNSIPFSKPSGKILFFERKKIDEWLLKNSHKSNDEIQQEALEFSLRKK